Proteins encoded by one window of Oceanibaculum indicum P24:
- a CDS encoding SLC13 family permease: MASALRQRAPALLVLAAALLVLFLPAPEGAPAGFSAAAALTIFAIGFWAVGALPEYLTAVCFFLLAMIFKVAPANVVFSGFEAGALWLVFGGLIIAAGVQRTGLGRRIAELLVGKLAGSYPRIITGVVLVSLALAFLMPSTMGRVLLLVPIFLALADRMGFEPGSNGRTGMVVAVALSSFLGPAAILPANVPNNVLAGAAEAYHGLTITYFDYLLLHFPVLGVLKSALLVWLICRIFPDRVHAELPPLGERTKLSGEERNLAIILGLALAFFVTDTLHGISPAWISLAAGVACLLPMIAIVTPQGFRTDVQMGPLFYVAGILGLGALVATSGVGDFLSRLLLDAVHLEDGADAYNFFALSAIGMVLGMVATMPGIPAILSPIAGDIAAVTGMTLDQVLMLQVLGFSTLVLPYQVPPVLVALQVGGVPVGQAARVTLPLVALTWVLLIPLDYLWWVALGELSLPSFLL, translated from the coding sequence ATGGCGTCTGCCCTGAGGCAACGCGCGCCGGCCCTGCTGGTGCTGGCGGCGGCGCTGCTGGTGCTGTTCCTGCCGGCCCCGGAGGGTGCGCCCGCCGGCTTTTCCGCCGCCGCCGCGCTGACCATCTTCGCCATCGGCTTCTGGGCGGTCGGCGCGCTGCCGGAATATCTGACGGCGGTGTGCTTCTTCCTGCTGGCGATGATCTTCAAGGTGGCGCCGGCCAATGTGGTGTTCTCCGGCTTCGAGGCCGGCGCGCTGTGGCTGGTGTTCGGTGGCCTGATCATCGCCGCCGGGGTGCAGCGCACCGGGCTCGGCCGGCGCATCGCGGAGCTGCTGGTCGGCAAGCTGGCCGGCTCCTATCCCCGCATCATCACCGGCGTGGTGCTGGTGTCGCTGGCGCTCGCCTTCCTGATGCCCTCCACCATGGGGCGGGTGCTGCTGCTGGTGCCGATCTTCCTGGCGCTGGCCGACCGGATGGGGTTCGAACCCGGCAGCAATGGCCGTACCGGCATGGTGGTGGCGGTGGCGCTGTCCAGCTTCCTGGGTCCGGCGGCGATCCTGCCGGCCAATGTGCCGAACAATGTGCTGGCGGGCGCCGCCGAGGCCTATCACGGCCTCACCATCACCTATTTCGACTATCTGCTGCTGCATTTCCCGGTGCTGGGTGTGTTGAAATCGGCGCTGCTGGTCTGGCTGATCTGCCGCATCTTCCCGGACCGCGTGCATGCCGAGCTGCCGCCGTTGGGAGAACGCACGAAGCTGAGCGGCGAGGAACGCAACCTCGCCATCATCCTGGGGCTGGCACTGGCCTTCTTCGTCACCGACACGCTGCATGGCATCTCGCCGGCCTGGATTTCGCTGGCCGCCGGCGTGGCCTGCCTGCTGCCGATGATCGCCATCGTCACGCCGCAGGGCTTCCGCACCGATGTGCAGATGGGGCCGCTGTTCTATGTCGCCGGCATCCTCGGGCTGGGGGCGCTGGTGGCGACCAGCGGCGTCGGCGATTTCCTGTCCCGGCTGCTGCTCGACGCCGTGCATCTGGAAGACGGGGCGGATGCCTATAATTTCTTCGCCCTGTCGGCCATCGGCATGGTGCTGGGCATGGTGGCGACGATGCCGGGCATCCCGGCCATCCTGTCGCCCATTGCCGGCGACATCGCCGCCGTCACCGGCATGACGCTGGATCAGGTGCTGATGCTGCAGGTGCTGGGCTTTTCCACCCTGGTGCTGCCCTATCAGGTGCCGCCGGTGCTGGTGGCGCTGCAGGTCGGCGGCGTGCCGGTCGGCCAGGCGGCCAGGGTCACTTTGCCGCTGGTGGCGCTGACCTGGGTGCTGCTGATCCCGCTCGATTATCTGTGGTGGGTGGCGCTGGGCGAACTGTCGTTGCCCAGCTTCCTTCTATAG